One segment of Sylvia atricapilla isolate bSylAtr1 chromosome 8, bSylAtr1.pri, whole genome shotgun sequence DNA contains the following:
- the CWF19L1 gene encoding CWF19-like protein 1 isoform X1 yields MFPEVPERFGRCSRKWRSALSSAPGSGGRFGSSVFVMAAPLRVLACGDVEGRLEAIFGRVRAIQAKSGRFDMLLCVGDFFGSTSEAEWAEYRTGAKKAPIPTFVLGANNQNTLSYFPDVSGCELAENITYLGRRGVYSGCSGLQIAYLSGTEAQQQPAPAHSFSAKDVAELKTSLLSTPNFRGVDILLTSPWPRDVGTFANSAGEIDTKKCGSKLVSDLAASLKPRYHFAALEKAYYERLPYRNHMVLQETPQHVTRFIALADVGNTSKKKYLYAFSIVPMSSMDPAELVKQPQDVTENPYRKLRKEAPKGKAPLSAEVLPCAPPPEESACQFFFDLNKHQGKKRPSEGKERGDSQPKQAKKPPQPTGPCWFCLASPEVEKHLVVSIGTHCYLALAKGGLSPDHVLILPIGHYQSVVDLSSEVLEEVTKYKAALKEFFRSKGKRYVLFERNYRSQHLQLQVIPVPLDLCTSEDIKEAFIAQAQEQQIELLEIPEHSDIAQVAQPGTPYFYVELDTGEKLFHRIRGRFPLQFGREVLASEALLAQPERADWRQCAAQRPEEAAQARAFRREFEPFDFSLRD; encoded by the exons ATGTTCCCGGAAGTGCCGGAGCGCTTTGGGCGATGTTCCCGGAAGTGGCGGAGCGCTTTGAGCAGCGCACCCGGAAGTGGCGGGAGGTTCGGGTCGAGCGTCTTCGTGATGGCGGCACCGCTGCGCGT GCTGGCGTGTGGCGACGTGGAGGGGCGTCTGGAGGCGATCTTCGGACGGGTCCGCGCCATCCAGGCCAAGAGCGGCCGCTTCGAC ATGCTTCTGTGCGTCGGGGATTTCTTTGGCTCTACTTCCGAGGCAGAATGGGCTGAGTATCGCACGGGGGCCAAGAAAG CTCCAATCCCAACCTTCGTGCTTGGTGCTAACAACCAGAACACCCTGAGCTATTTCCCGGATGTCAGCGGCTGTGAGTTAGCTGAGAACATCACTTACCTGG GCCGCAGGGGTGTGTACAGCGGCTGCTCGGGGCTGCAGATCGCGTACCTGAGCGGCACCGAGGcgcagcagcagccagcacccGCCCACAGCTTCAGCGCCAAGGACGTGGCCGAGCTGAAAACGTCCCTGCTGTCCACCCCAAACTTCAGGGGTGTGGATATATTGCTGACATCCCCCTGGCCCAGAGACGTGGGGACTTTTGCCAACAGCGCG GGAGAAATAGATACCAAGAAGTGTGGCTCTAAGTTAGTATCAGATCTAGCTGCAAGTCTCAAACCAAGGTACCATTTTGCTGCCCTGGAGAAGGCCTATTATGAAAGACTTCCTTACAG GAATCACATGGTGCTGCAGGAGACCCCACAGCACGTGACCAGGTTTATTGCACTTGCTGATGTTGGCAATACAAGCAAGAAAAAG TACCTCTACGCCTTCAGCATCGTGCCCATGAGCTCAATGGACCCCGCAGAGCTGGTGAAGCAGCCTCAGGATGTCACTGAAAATCCCTACAGGAAACTGAGGAAGGAGGCTCCCAAGGGCAAAGCCCCACTCTCTGCAGAGGTACTGCCCTGTGCTCCTCCACCT GAAGAATCAGCTTGTCAGTTTTTCTTTGACTTGAACAAGCATCAAGGGAAGAAACGTCCCTcagaggggaaagagagaggggaCTCCCAACCTAAGCAGGCCAAGAAACCCC CTCAGCCTACAGGGCCCTGCTGGTTCTGCCTGGCCAGCCCAGAGGTGGAGAAGCACTTGGTTGTCAGTATTGGCACACAT TGTTACCTTGCCCTGGCCAAAGGGGGTTTGTCACCTGACCACGTCCTGATTTTGCCAATTGGGCACTATCAGTCAGTGGTGGACTTGTCTTCAGAGGTGTTGGAAGAAGTGACCAAGTACAAGGCTGCCCTAAAGGAATTTTTCAGAAGCAAGGGAAAGAGATATGTCCTGTTTGAAAGAAACTACAGGAGTCAGCATCTGCAGCTACAG GTGATTCCTGTCCCTCTGGACCTCTGTACTTCTGAAGACATCAAGGAGGCCTTTATTGCAcaagcacaggagcagcagattgAGCTGTTAGAAATCCCAGAGCACTCGGATATTGCACAA GTGGCTCAGCCGGGGACGCCGTACTTCTACGTGGAGCTGGACACGGGGGAGAAGCTGTTCCACCGCATCCGCGGCCGCTTCCCGCTGCAGTTCGGCAG GGAGGTGCTGGCCAGCGAGGCGCTGCTGGCGCAGCCGGAGCGCGCGGACTGGCGGCAGTGCGCCGCCCAGCGGCCCGAGGAGGCGGCGCAGGCCCGCGCCTTCCGCCGCGAGTTCGAGCCCTTCGACTTCTCCCTCCGGGACTGA
- the CWF19L1 gene encoding CWF19-like protein 1 isoform X3: MFPEVAERFEQRTRKWREVRVERLRDGGTAARAGVWRRGGASGGDLRTGPRHPGQERPLRPPIPTFVLGANNQNTLSYFPDVSGCELAENITYLGRRGVYSGCSGLQIAYLSGTEAQQQPAPAHSFSAKDVAELKTSLLSTPNFRGVDILLTSPWPRDVGTFANSAGEIDTKKCGSKLVSDLAASLKPRYHFAALEKAYYERLPYRNHMVLQETPQHVTRFIALADVGNTSKKKYLYAFSIVPMSSMDPAELVKQPQDVTENPYRKLRKEAPKGKAPLSAEVLPCAPPPEESACQFFFDLNKHQGKKRPSEGKERGDSQPKQAKKPPQPTGPCWFCLASPEVEKHLVVSIGTHCYLALAKGGLSPDHVLILPIGHYQSVVDLSSEVLEEVTKYKAALKEFFRSKGKRYVLFERNYRSQHLQLQVIPVPLDLCTSEDIKEAFIAQAQEQQIELLEIPEHSDIAQVAQPGTPYFYVELDTGEKLFHRIRGRFPLQFGREVLASEALLAQPERADWRQCAAQRPEEAAQARAFRREFEPFDFSLRD, from the exons ATGTTCCCGGAAGTGGCGGAGCGCTTTGAGCAGCGCACCCGGAAGTGGCGGGAGGTTCGGGTCGAGCGTCTTCGTGATGGCGGCACCGCTGCGCGT GCTGGCGTGTGGCGACGTGGAGGGGCGTCTGGAGGCGATCTTCGGACGGGTCCGCGCCATCCAGGCCAAGAGCGGCCGCTTCGAC CTCCAATCCCAACCTTCGTGCTTGGTGCTAACAACCAGAACACCCTGAGCTATTTCCCGGATGTCAGCGGCTGTGAGTTAGCTGAGAACATCACTTACCTGG GCCGCAGGGGTGTGTACAGCGGCTGCTCGGGGCTGCAGATCGCGTACCTGAGCGGCACCGAGGcgcagcagcagccagcacccGCCCACAGCTTCAGCGCCAAGGACGTGGCCGAGCTGAAAACGTCCCTGCTGTCCACCCCAAACTTCAGGGGTGTGGATATATTGCTGACATCCCCCTGGCCCAGAGACGTGGGGACTTTTGCCAACAGCGCG GGAGAAATAGATACCAAGAAGTGTGGCTCTAAGTTAGTATCAGATCTAGCTGCAAGTCTCAAACCAAGGTACCATTTTGCTGCCCTGGAGAAGGCCTATTATGAAAGACTTCCTTACAG GAATCACATGGTGCTGCAGGAGACCCCACAGCACGTGACCAGGTTTATTGCACTTGCTGATGTTGGCAATACAAGCAAGAAAAAG TACCTCTACGCCTTCAGCATCGTGCCCATGAGCTCAATGGACCCCGCAGAGCTGGTGAAGCAGCCTCAGGATGTCACTGAAAATCCCTACAGGAAACTGAGGAAGGAGGCTCCCAAGGGCAAAGCCCCACTCTCTGCAGAGGTACTGCCCTGTGCTCCTCCACCT GAAGAATCAGCTTGTCAGTTTTTCTTTGACTTGAACAAGCATCAAGGGAAGAAACGTCCCTcagaggggaaagagagaggggaCTCCCAACCTAAGCAGGCCAAGAAACCCC CTCAGCCTACAGGGCCCTGCTGGTTCTGCCTGGCCAGCCCAGAGGTGGAGAAGCACTTGGTTGTCAGTATTGGCACACAT TGTTACCTTGCCCTGGCCAAAGGGGGTTTGTCACCTGACCACGTCCTGATTTTGCCAATTGGGCACTATCAGTCAGTGGTGGACTTGTCTTCAGAGGTGTTGGAAGAAGTGACCAAGTACAAGGCTGCCCTAAAGGAATTTTTCAGAAGCAAGGGAAAGAGATATGTCCTGTTTGAAAGAAACTACAGGAGTCAGCATCTGCAGCTACAG GTGATTCCTGTCCCTCTGGACCTCTGTACTTCTGAAGACATCAAGGAGGCCTTTATTGCAcaagcacaggagcagcagattgAGCTGTTAGAAATCCCAGAGCACTCGGATATTGCACAA GTGGCTCAGCCGGGGACGCCGTACTTCTACGTGGAGCTGGACACGGGGGAGAAGCTGTTCCACCGCATCCGCGGCCGCTTCCCGCTGCAGTTCGGCAG GGAGGTGCTGGCCAGCGAGGCGCTGCTGGCGCAGCCGGAGCGCGCGGACTGGCGGCAGTGCGCCGCCCAGCGGCCCGAGGAGGCGGCGCAGGCCCGCGCCTTCCGCCGCGAGTTCGAGCCCTTCGACTTCTCCCTCCGGGACTGA
- the CWF19L1 gene encoding CWF19-like protein 1 isoform X2, which yields MFPEVPERFGRCSRKWRSALSSAPGSGGRFGSSVFVMAAPLRVLACGDVEGRLEAIFGRVRAIQAKSGRFDMLLCVGDFFGSTSEAEWAEYRTGAKKAPIPTFVLGANNQNTLSYFPDVSGCELAENITYLGRRGVYSGCSGLQIAYLSGTEAQQQPAPAHSFSAKDVAELKTSLLSTPNFRGVDILLTSPWPRDVGTFANSAGEIDTKKCGSKLVSDLAASLKPRYHFAALEKAYYERLPYRNHMVLQETPQHVTRFIALADVGNTSKKKYLYAFSIVPMSSMDPAELVKQPQDVTENPYRKLRKEAPKGKAPLSAEEESACQFFFDLNKHQGKKRPSEGKERGDSQPKQAKKPPQPTGPCWFCLASPEVEKHLVVSIGTHCYLALAKGGLSPDHVLILPIGHYQSVVDLSSEVLEEVTKYKAALKEFFRSKGKRYVLFERNYRSQHLQLQVIPVPLDLCTSEDIKEAFIAQAQEQQIELLEIPEHSDIAQVAQPGTPYFYVELDTGEKLFHRIRGRFPLQFGREVLASEALLAQPERADWRQCAAQRPEEAAQARAFRREFEPFDFSLRD from the exons ATGTTCCCGGAAGTGCCGGAGCGCTTTGGGCGATGTTCCCGGAAGTGGCGGAGCGCTTTGAGCAGCGCACCCGGAAGTGGCGGGAGGTTCGGGTCGAGCGTCTTCGTGATGGCGGCACCGCTGCGCGT GCTGGCGTGTGGCGACGTGGAGGGGCGTCTGGAGGCGATCTTCGGACGGGTCCGCGCCATCCAGGCCAAGAGCGGCCGCTTCGAC ATGCTTCTGTGCGTCGGGGATTTCTTTGGCTCTACTTCCGAGGCAGAATGGGCTGAGTATCGCACGGGGGCCAAGAAAG CTCCAATCCCAACCTTCGTGCTTGGTGCTAACAACCAGAACACCCTGAGCTATTTCCCGGATGTCAGCGGCTGTGAGTTAGCTGAGAACATCACTTACCTGG GCCGCAGGGGTGTGTACAGCGGCTGCTCGGGGCTGCAGATCGCGTACCTGAGCGGCACCGAGGcgcagcagcagccagcacccGCCCACAGCTTCAGCGCCAAGGACGTGGCCGAGCTGAAAACGTCCCTGCTGTCCACCCCAAACTTCAGGGGTGTGGATATATTGCTGACATCCCCCTGGCCCAGAGACGTGGGGACTTTTGCCAACAGCGCG GGAGAAATAGATACCAAGAAGTGTGGCTCTAAGTTAGTATCAGATCTAGCTGCAAGTCTCAAACCAAGGTACCATTTTGCTGCCCTGGAGAAGGCCTATTATGAAAGACTTCCTTACAG GAATCACATGGTGCTGCAGGAGACCCCACAGCACGTGACCAGGTTTATTGCACTTGCTGATGTTGGCAATACAAGCAAGAAAAAG TACCTCTACGCCTTCAGCATCGTGCCCATGAGCTCAATGGACCCCGCAGAGCTGGTGAAGCAGCCTCAGGATGTCACTGAAAATCCCTACAGGAAACTGAGGAAGGAGGCTCCCAAGGGCAAAGCCCCACTCTCTGCAGAG GAAGAATCAGCTTGTCAGTTTTTCTTTGACTTGAACAAGCATCAAGGGAAGAAACGTCCCTcagaggggaaagagagaggggaCTCCCAACCTAAGCAGGCCAAGAAACCCC CTCAGCCTACAGGGCCCTGCTGGTTCTGCCTGGCCAGCCCAGAGGTGGAGAAGCACTTGGTTGTCAGTATTGGCACACAT TGTTACCTTGCCCTGGCCAAAGGGGGTTTGTCACCTGACCACGTCCTGATTTTGCCAATTGGGCACTATCAGTCAGTGGTGGACTTGTCTTCAGAGGTGTTGGAAGAAGTGACCAAGTACAAGGCTGCCCTAAAGGAATTTTTCAGAAGCAAGGGAAAGAGATATGTCCTGTTTGAAAGAAACTACAGGAGTCAGCATCTGCAGCTACAG GTGATTCCTGTCCCTCTGGACCTCTGTACTTCTGAAGACATCAAGGAGGCCTTTATTGCAcaagcacaggagcagcagattgAGCTGTTAGAAATCCCAGAGCACTCGGATATTGCACAA GTGGCTCAGCCGGGGACGCCGTACTTCTACGTGGAGCTGGACACGGGGGAGAAGCTGTTCCACCGCATCCGCGGCCGCTTCCCGCTGCAGTTCGGCAG GGAGGTGCTGGCCAGCGAGGCGCTGCTGGCGCAGCCGGAGCGCGCGGACTGGCGGCAGTGCGCCGCCCAGCGGCCCGAGGAGGCGGCGCAGGCCCGCGCCTTCCGCCGCGAGTTCGAGCCCTTCGACTTCTCCCTCCGGGACTGA
- the CWF19L1 gene encoding CWF19-like protein 1 isoform X4 — MFPEVAERFEQRTRKWREVRVERLRDGGTAARAGVWRRGGASGGDLRTGPRHPGQERPLRRRRGVYSGCSGLQIAYLSGTEAQQQPAPAHSFSAKDVAELKTSLLSTPNFRGVDILLTSPWPRDVGTFANSAGEIDTKKCGSKLVSDLAASLKPRYHFAALEKAYYERLPYRNHMVLQETPQHVTRFIALADVGNTSKKKYLYAFSIVPMSSMDPAELVKQPQDVTENPYRKLRKEAPKGKAPLSAEVLPCAPPPEESACQFFFDLNKHQGKKRPSEGKERGDSQPKQAKKPPQPTGPCWFCLASPEVEKHLVVSIGTHCYLALAKGGLSPDHVLILPIGHYQSVVDLSSEVLEEVTKYKAALKEFFRSKGKRYVLFERNYRSQHLQLQVIPVPLDLCTSEDIKEAFIAQAQEQQIELLEIPEHSDIAQVAQPGTPYFYVELDTGEKLFHRIRGRFPLQFGREVLASEALLAQPERADWRQCAAQRPEEAAQARAFRREFEPFDFSLRD, encoded by the exons ATGTTCCCGGAAGTGGCGGAGCGCTTTGAGCAGCGCACCCGGAAGTGGCGGGAGGTTCGGGTCGAGCGTCTTCGTGATGGCGGCACCGCTGCGCGT GCTGGCGTGTGGCGACGTGGAGGGGCGTCTGGAGGCGATCTTCGGACGGGTCCGCGCCATCCAGGCCAAGAGCGGCCGCTTCGAC GCCGCAGGGGTGTGTACAGCGGCTGCTCGGGGCTGCAGATCGCGTACCTGAGCGGCACCGAGGcgcagcagcagccagcacccGCCCACAGCTTCAGCGCCAAGGACGTGGCCGAGCTGAAAACGTCCCTGCTGTCCACCCCAAACTTCAGGGGTGTGGATATATTGCTGACATCCCCCTGGCCCAGAGACGTGGGGACTTTTGCCAACAGCGCG GGAGAAATAGATACCAAGAAGTGTGGCTCTAAGTTAGTATCAGATCTAGCTGCAAGTCTCAAACCAAGGTACCATTTTGCTGCCCTGGAGAAGGCCTATTATGAAAGACTTCCTTACAG GAATCACATGGTGCTGCAGGAGACCCCACAGCACGTGACCAGGTTTATTGCACTTGCTGATGTTGGCAATACAAGCAAGAAAAAG TACCTCTACGCCTTCAGCATCGTGCCCATGAGCTCAATGGACCCCGCAGAGCTGGTGAAGCAGCCTCAGGATGTCACTGAAAATCCCTACAGGAAACTGAGGAAGGAGGCTCCCAAGGGCAAAGCCCCACTCTCTGCAGAGGTACTGCCCTGTGCTCCTCCACCT GAAGAATCAGCTTGTCAGTTTTTCTTTGACTTGAACAAGCATCAAGGGAAGAAACGTCCCTcagaggggaaagagagaggggaCTCCCAACCTAAGCAGGCCAAGAAACCCC CTCAGCCTACAGGGCCCTGCTGGTTCTGCCTGGCCAGCCCAGAGGTGGAGAAGCACTTGGTTGTCAGTATTGGCACACAT TGTTACCTTGCCCTGGCCAAAGGGGGTTTGTCACCTGACCACGTCCTGATTTTGCCAATTGGGCACTATCAGTCAGTGGTGGACTTGTCTTCAGAGGTGTTGGAAGAAGTGACCAAGTACAAGGCTGCCCTAAAGGAATTTTTCAGAAGCAAGGGAAAGAGATATGTCCTGTTTGAAAGAAACTACAGGAGTCAGCATCTGCAGCTACAG GTGATTCCTGTCCCTCTGGACCTCTGTACTTCTGAAGACATCAAGGAGGCCTTTATTGCAcaagcacaggagcagcagattgAGCTGTTAGAAATCCCAGAGCACTCGGATATTGCACAA GTGGCTCAGCCGGGGACGCCGTACTTCTACGTGGAGCTGGACACGGGGGAGAAGCTGTTCCACCGCATCCGCGGCCGCTTCCCGCTGCAGTTCGGCAG GGAGGTGCTGGCCAGCGAGGCGCTGCTGGCGCAGCCGGAGCGCGCGGACTGGCGGCAGTGCGCCGCCCAGCGGCCCGAGGAGGCGGCGCAGGCCCGCGCCTTCCGCCGCGAGTTCGAGCCCTTCGACTTCTCCCTCCGGGACTGA